The following coding sequences lie in one Pelobacter seleniigenes DSM 18267 genomic window:
- a CDS encoding SDR family NAD(P)-dependent oxidoreductase: MKEKVLLITGASSGIGRATAFMAAKNGYKLALVARRKSKLKEIVDEVGKDNAIAIPADITKLKELDKAVQATVEKFGKIDAVYANAGKGLDKAGMENGDPKEWDQMIDLNVKALLYTAKTTLPHLRETKGHFLITSSVAGKVYLSGSVYGASKWFASGFGHNLAREMKEWGGRCTIICPGMVNTEFFDEPKPDKLKPTDIASAVVFALNAPHHSTVREIEVMPTN, from the coding sequence ATGAAAGAAAAGGTTTTACTGATAACTGGCGCTTCAAGCGGCATTGGTCGCGCAACTGCTTTTATGGCCGCCAAGAATGGCTATAAACTCGCACTGGTGGCAAGACGTAAAAGCAAACTGAAAGAAATTGTTGATGAAGTCGGAAAGGACAACGCCATTGCTATTCCTGCCGACATCACTAAGCTAAAAGAACTTGATAAAGCGGTCCAGGCAACAGTTGAGAAGTTTGGGAAAATTGACGCTGTCTATGCAAATGCCGGCAAAGGTCTAGACAAAGCGGGTATGGAAAATGGCGATCCCAAAGAGTGGGACCAGATGATCGATTTGAATGTGAAAGCTCTTTTGTATACCGCAAAGACGACATTGCCGCATTTAAGAGAGACGAAGGGGCATTTTCTTATAACAAGCTCAGTCGCTGGTAAAGTCTATTTGTCTGGTTCCGTTTACGGCGCTTCCAAGTGGTTCGCTTCCGGTTTTGGGCATAATCTCGCAAGAGAGATGAAGGAGTGGGGAGGTCGCTGCACGATCATCTGTCCAGGAATGGTCAACACCGAGTTTTTTGACGAGCCAAAACCAGATAAGCTGAAACCAACGGACATTGCAAGCGCGGTCGTTTTTGCCCTGAATGCTCCCCACCATAGCACCGTGAGAGAGATTGAGGTGATGCCGACGAATTGA
- a CDS encoding NAD-dependent epimerase/dehydratase family protein translates to MHQLSKKRIFITGIAGFLGSHIADRCLAEGYRVSGCDNLTGGYLDNVPRGAVFHQVDCNDFASLAPLMKDVDIVYHCAATAYEGLSVFSPHLVTRNVVTATSGVVSAAAAGGVGRFVLCSSMARYGTNKVPFTEDMVPAPQDPYGIAKWSAERLLANIAETHGMEWVVAVPHNIIGPRQRYDDPYRNVAAIFINLMLQGRQPYIYGDGNQKRCFSFVSDVVDPLFLMATNDRCVREVINIGPDDEFVTINELATMIARLLDFDLQPNRIDGRPQEVSFANCNADKARRLLAYQPKVKLEEGLVVMIDWIKSRGPRPFLHNVELEIAGPTAPKTWSKKIL, encoded by the coding sequence GTGCATCAATTGAGTAAAAAGCGAATTTTCATTACAGGGATCGCAGGTTTTTTAGGGAGTCATATAGCGGACAGGTGTCTGGCTGAAGGGTACAGGGTGTCGGGATGTGACAACCTGACGGGTGGCTATCTTGACAATGTTCCGCGTGGTGCTGTGTTTCATCAGGTCGATTGCAATGATTTTGCGTCACTGGCCCCTTTGATGAAAGATGTCGATATCGTCTACCATTGCGCGGCTACAGCTTATGAAGGCCTCTCCGTCTTCAGCCCCCATCTGGTGACCCGGAACGTGGTCACGGCCACCAGTGGCGTTGTTTCCGCGGCGGCGGCCGGAGGGGTGGGGCGCTTTGTGCTCTGCTCGTCCATGGCCAGGTACGGCACAAATAAGGTTCCGTTTACCGAGGATATGGTGCCGGCTCCTCAGGACCCTTACGGTATCGCCAAATGGAGTGCGGAACGGCTGCTGGCCAATATCGCCGAAACCCACGGGATGGAGTGGGTGGTGGCGGTTCCTCACAATATCATCGGGCCACGGCAGCGCTATGACGATCCCTATCGCAACGTGGCCGCTATCTTCATCAACCTGATGTTGCAAGGACGGCAACCCTATATCTACGGGGATGGCAATCAGAAACGCTGCTTCAGTTTTGTCTCTGATGTGGTGGATCCGCTTTTCCTTATGGCGACCAACGACCGTTGTGTCCGGGAGGTGATCAATATTGGCCCCGATGATGAATTTGTGACCATCAACGAGCTTGCCACCATGATCGCTCGGCTTCTTGACTTTGATCTGCAACCGAATCGGATCGATGGTCGTCCCCAGGAGGTTTCCTTTGCCAACTGCAACGCCGACAAAGCCCGGCGCTTGCTCGCTTACCAGCCGAAGGTGAAACTCGAAGAGGGCTTGGTGGTTATGATTGACTGGATAAAATCGCGTGGACCGCGGCCTTTTCTGCATAATGTGGAGTTGGAAATAGCCGGGCCGACTGCGCCGAAAACATGGTCGAAGAAGATCCTGTGA